One window from the genome of Micromonospora aurantiaca ATCC 27029 encodes:
- a CDS encoding class I SAM-dependent methyltransferase has protein sequence MTPYDLDVRAWQESWDRQQEAYLPDREHRFAAMLDAVEAVAGDRPPRVLDLAGGTGSISLRTLARRPDAEVTVLDLDPVLLTLAEAALAGRATVVTADLNRPDWAAALPHRDYDAVLTATALHWLDGPRLARLYGEIRDVLRPGGVFVNADHMPDEGMPTLTDRLHTRAGEQRAARHRAGAALSWSDWWEQAADDPVLGPLVEKRRQIYPTGHSPEWNPPATWHLDALRAAGFTEAGVLWRGGADAAVAALR, from the coding sequence ATGACTCCTTACGATTTAGATGTGCGGGCCTGGCAGGAGAGCTGGGACCGGCAGCAGGAGGCGTACCTGCCCGACCGGGAGCACCGCTTCGCGGCGATGCTCGACGCCGTCGAGGCGGTCGCCGGCGACCGGCCGCCACGCGTCCTCGACCTCGCGGGCGGCACCGGATCGATCAGCCTGCGGACGCTGGCCCGCCGGCCGGACGCCGAGGTGACGGTGCTCGACCTCGACCCGGTGCTGCTCACACTCGCCGAGGCGGCGCTGGCCGGGCGGGCCACTGTGGTGACCGCCGACCTCAACCGGCCCGACTGGGCCGCCGCGCTGCCGCACCGCGACTACGACGCCGTGCTCACCGCGACCGCCCTGCACTGGCTCGACGGTCCGCGCCTCGCGCGGTTGTACGGCGAGATCCGCGACGTGCTGCGCCCCGGCGGGGTGTTCGTCAACGCCGACCACATGCCCGACGAGGGGATGCCGACGCTGACCGACCGGCTGCACACGCGGGCCGGCGAGCAGCGGGCGGCCCGGCACCGCGCGGGCGCGGCGCTGTCCTGGTCGGACTGGTGGGAGCAGGCAGCCGACGATCCGGTGCTCGGGCCGCTGGTGGAGAAGCGGCGGCAGATCTACCCGACCGGGCACAGCCCGGAGTGGAACCCGCCCGCGACCTGGCACCTGGACGCGCTGCGCGCGGCGGGCTTCACCGAGGCCGGCGTGCTCTGGCGCGGCGGCGCGGACGCCGCGGTGGCCGCACTGCGCTGA